One region of Corynebacterium capitovis DSM 44611 genomic DNA includes:
- a CDS encoding thymidylate synthase yields the protein MSVPTPYEDLLRDILDNGTTKGDRTGTGTCSVFGRQLRYDLSQSFPLLTTKRVYFKGVVGELLWFLRGESNVHWLQDNNIHIWDEWADADGELGPVYGVQWRSWPTPDGRHVDQIQQALDTLRSNPDSRRNIVSAWNVTELDEMALMPCHLLFQLYVSQGRLSLQVYQRSADMFLGVPFNIASYALLTHMFAQQAGLEVGDLIWTGGDCHIYNDHLDQAREQLSRTARPYPQLSLNRADSLFDYTFEDISVVGYDPHPAIKAPVSV from the coding sequence ATGTCTGTCCCCACTCCCTACGAAGACCTCCTGCGCGACATTCTGGACAACGGCACGACCAAGGGCGACCGCACGGGAACGGGCACATGCAGCGTCTTTGGGCGTCAGCTCCGCTACGACCTGTCGCAGTCCTTTCCCCTGCTGACCACGAAGCGCGTGTACTTCAAAGGGGTCGTAGGCGAACTTCTGTGGTTCCTGCGGGGAGAATCCAATGTGCACTGGCTGCAGGACAACAACATCCACATCTGGGATGAATGGGCTGACGCGGACGGCGAGCTCGGACCGGTTTACGGGGTGCAGTGGCGTTCGTGGCCGACCCCGGACGGCCGCCACGTCGACCAGATCCAGCAGGCGCTCGACACGCTTCGCTCCAATCCCGATTCGCGCCGCAACATCGTCTCGGCGTGGAACGTGACGGAGCTCGACGAGATGGCCCTCATGCCTTGCCACCTTTTGTTCCAGCTTTACGTCTCTCAGGGCCGCTTGTCTTTGCAGGTCTACCAGCGCTCCGCCGACATGTTTCTCGGCGTGCCGTTCAACATCGCGTCCTACGCCCTGCTCACCCACATGTTCGCCCAGCAGGCCGGTTTAGAGGTCGGTGACCTGATTTGGACTGGCGGCGACTGCCACATCTACAACGACCACCTCGACCAGGCCCGCGAACAGCTCTCCCGCACGGCCCGCCCCTACCCGCAGCTGAGCCTGAATCGGGCCGACTCGCTCTTCGACTACACCTTCGAGGACATCTCGGTCGTCGGTTACGACCCGCACCCCGCGATCAAGGCCCCGGTCTCAGTATGA
- a CDS encoding dihydrofolate reductase — protein MKGAIWAQSLDGVIGDGTSLPWHLPEDLKHFKTITLGSPIVMGRRTWESLTLRPLPGRENIIISSREPGEWSAGAHVAHEFPPLEDAWIIGGAQLFSATLPLVDRIERTLIDVHLAPDLGARAVILPDVPPEFTLVDQSRWETSASGLRYSFQRFERIS, from the coding sequence ATGAAAGGCGCGATCTGGGCCCAGTCGCTCGACGGTGTCATCGGTGACGGCACGTCGCTGCCCTGGCACCTCCCCGAAGACCTCAAACACTTCAAGACGATCACCCTGGGCTCCCCGATCGTCATGGGGCGCCGCACCTGGGAGTCGCTCACCTTGCGCCCCCTGCCCGGCCGGGAGAACATCATCATCTCCTCCCGCGAGCCCGGAGAGTGGTCCGCGGGGGCGCACGTCGCGCACGAATTCCCCCCGTTAGAGGACGCGTGGATCATCGGGGGAGCTCAGCTTTTCAGCGCCACTCTCCCCCTCGTCGACAGAATCGAGCGCACTCTTATCGACGTCCACCTGGCGCCCGATCTCGGCGCGCGCGCCGTGATCCTCCCGGACGTGCCGCCTGAGTTCACGCTTGTTGACCAGTCACGCTGGGAGACGTCGGCAAGCGGCCTGCGCTATTCCTTCCAACGCTTCGAGAGGATCTCATGA
- a CDS encoding mycoredoxin, translating to MTIYATSWCPFCRSLLSALENTGLDYEVVDVEAPGNDEAAAWVESVNGGNRVVPTVRYSDGTHATNPSLAQVMAKYEELNR from the coding sequence ATGACCATCTACGCCACGAGCTGGTGCCCCTTTTGCCGTTCCCTCCTTTCCGCGCTGGAGAACACCGGCCTAGATTACGAGGTCGTCGACGTTGAGGCTCCCGGCAACGACGAGGCCGCGGCGTGGGTCGAGTCCGTCAATGGGGGCAATCGCGTCGTTCCCACTGTGCGCTACAGCGACGGCACCCACGCCACGAACCCATCATTGGCGCAGGTCATGGCTAAGTATGAGGAGCTAAACCGGTAG
- a CDS encoding MBL fold metallo-hydrolase, with translation MNLGIQCTFYGTSSVHLFDGRTSIFIDAFLTRPSAGSLIFRRISPNEDKIGRALRRGGVDKLDALFVAHSHFDHVLDSAAVLKRFSGTFYGSASSLNVGRGEGLEEARLGLIKDGDTLNLGEFTVSVIDGLHSPGNLFPGRIGHRLASPARAWDYRCEGSFSFHLAHPLGNILIVPSANFVPGFLDGFEADIVYLGIGTLGRQSPEFKKSYWAHTVEAVNPQLVVPIHWDNFTRSLDKPLKDVPFPADNVRSARRFLRNTGVPVHFPEAFDTVTLGPHGISYAS, from the coding sequence ATGAATCTCGGGATACAGTGCACCTTTTACGGCACGTCAAGTGTTCACCTCTTCGACGGGAGAACCAGCATCTTCATCGACGCTTTCCTTACCCGCCCCAGTGCAGGGTCCCTCATCTTCCGCAGGATCAGCCCGAACGAGGACAAGATCGGGAGAGCGTTGCGGCGGGGAGGCGTCGACAAGCTTGATGCGTTGTTCGTTGCGCATTCGCATTTCGACCACGTCCTCGATTCTGCCGCTGTGCTCAAGCGGTTCAGCGGAACTTTTTATGGGTCGGCCTCCTCATTGAACGTGGGCAGGGGCGAAGGCCTGGAGGAAGCGCGGTTGGGCCTGATCAAGGATGGTGACACCCTGAACCTGGGGGAGTTCACGGTGTCCGTCATCGACGGCCTTCACAGCCCCGGCAACCTTTTCCCGGGTCGGATCGGGCACCGTCTTGCATCTCCGGCGCGCGCCTGGGATTACCGGTGCGAGGGGAGCTTTAGTTTCCACTTGGCGCACCCTCTGGGAAACATCCTTATCGTCCCCAGCGCGAACTTCGTCCCCGGCTTCCTTGACGGCTTCGAGGCCGACATCGTCTACCTGGGCATCGGGACGCTCGGGCGTCAATCCCCCGAATTTAAGAAAAGTTACTGGGCTCACACCGTCGAAGCGGTGAATCCGCAGCTCGTCGTGCCCATTCACTGGGACAACTTCACCCGTTCACTGGATAAGCCACTTAAAGACGTGCCATTCCCGGCCGACAACGTCCGATCAGCTCGGAGATTCCTGCGCAACACCGGCGTCCCCGTCCACTTCCCGGAGGCGTTCGACACCGTGACGCTTGGGCCGCACGGCATCTCCTACGCCTCGTAA
- a CDS encoding DUF1906 domain-containing protein: MPHVNRRRFLQVAAMASLAPAFSALPARAASLGTVLDYSAGVPSAAAVKAAGHVGAVRYVSQRRPGAEWMKGKPVSLAEATDFKAAGLATASVYQFGKNDTADWRRGAAGVATHAPQAIALHVAAGGPTGRPIYVAIDDNPSRAEYESLIRPYLTGFSAVLSAAGFQTGVYANYNTIEWCTQDHIGTFFWMHDWGSGGRVHQRANLHQVSGRRATIEGTECDVNDVLTADWGQWTPGRSASTAPSGTVSQADQVAQAAQASSVAVNAARAVLGL, translated from the coding sequence GTGCCGCACGTCAACCGCCGCCGCTTCCTCCAGGTTGCCGCAATGGCTAGCCTGGCCCCAGCATTTTCAGCTCTCCCGGCACGCGCCGCAAGCCTCGGAACGGTGCTGGATTACTCCGCCGGCGTTCCCTCTGCCGCCGCGGTCAAGGCCGCCGGTCACGTGGGCGCCGTCCGCTACGTCTCGCAGCGCCGCCCCGGCGCCGAGTGGATGAAAGGCAAGCCCGTCTCGCTGGCAGAGGCCACCGACTTCAAAGCAGCAGGCTTAGCGACGGCATCGGTGTACCAATTCGGGAAAAACGACACCGCCGACTGGCGCCGCGGGGCCGCGGGTGTTGCCACCCACGCCCCTCAAGCAATTGCCCTTCACGTCGCCGCTGGCGGCCCGACCGGGCGGCCGATTTACGTCGCGATTGACGATAACCCTTCTCGAGCCGAGTACGAGAGCCTCATCCGCCCGTACTTGACCGGCTTCAGCGCGGTGTTATCGGCCGCGGGCTTCCAAACGGGCGTGTACGCGAATTACAACACCATCGAGTGGTGCACCCAGGACCACATTGGCACGTTCTTCTGGATGCACGACTGGGGTTCCGGCGGACGCGTCCACCAGCGGGCCAACCTTCACCAGGTCAGTGGGAGACGAGCCACGATCGAGGGCACTGAGTGCGATGTCAACGACGTGCTCACCGCAGATTGGGGCCAATGGACCCCCGGCCGGTCTGCTTCCACCGCCCCTAGCGGAACGGTGAGCCAGGCAGACCAAGTGGCCCAAGCAGCCCAGGCATCCAGCGTGGCGGTCAATGCCGCCCGGGCCGTGCTGGGCCTCTAA
- a CDS encoding solute symporter family protein, whose product MTTHYLAEGAAASEGVGNPVLNIAIFAIFIAVTMFIVTRAGKTTSESADFYTGGASFSGTQNGLAIAGDYLSAASFLGIVGSIALTGYDGFLYSIGFFVAWLVALLLVAEPLRNVGRFTMADVLSFRLKQKPVRVAAAFGTLFVSLFYLIAQMAGAGSLVSVLLNLHSFGSQAICVTIVGIVMIAYVLIGGMKGTTYVQMIKAVLLISGVAIMTVLVFVSVKGGMGTLFDSAVDSHAASQTLQKKGYDASAIMAPGLKYGATLTSKIDFLSLGLSLVLGTAGLPHVLMRFYTVPTAKEARKSVTWAIVLIGSFYLLTLVLGYGAAALVGPDRINAAPGGANAAAPLLAFELGGSIFMALISAVAFATVLAVVAGLAITASASVAHDIYNAVMRDGRATEAEQVRVSRMTVVVIGIVAIVLGILAMKQNVAFLVSLAFAIAASANLPTILYSLYWKRFNTTGAVASMYTGLISALVLIVLSPAVSGTATSMFPNVDWAVFPLTSPGIVSIPLAFLAGAIGSMIGKPDGLDELQAEMEVRSLTGVGVEAPVQH is encoded by the coding sequence ATGACTACCCACTATCTAGCCGAAGGGGCAGCCGCGTCGGAGGGGGTAGGCAACCCCGTCCTTAACATCGCCATCTTTGCCATCTTCATCGCGGTGACCATGTTCATCGTCACCCGCGCCGGCAAGACGACGAGCGAATCCGCGGACTTCTACACGGGCGGCGCCTCGTTCTCTGGCACCCAGAATGGTCTGGCCATCGCGGGCGACTACCTCTCCGCCGCGTCGTTCTTGGGAATCGTCGGATCCATCGCACTCACCGGGTACGACGGATTCCTGTACTCCATCGGCTTTTTCGTAGCCTGGCTGGTAGCGCTTCTTCTCGTCGCGGAGCCACTGCGCAACGTCGGTCGTTTCACCATGGCGGATGTGTTGTCTTTCCGCCTCAAGCAGAAGCCAGTCCGAGTCGCCGCGGCCTTCGGCACACTGTTCGTGTCGCTGTTCTACCTCATCGCGCAGATGGCGGGCGCCGGTTCCTTGGTGTCCGTGCTGCTGAACCTGCACTCCTTCGGCTCCCAGGCAATCTGCGTCACCATCGTGGGCATCGTCATGATCGCTTACGTGTTGATCGGCGGCATGAAGGGCACGACGTACGTTCAAATGATCAAGGCAGTGCTGCTCATCAGCGGTGTTGCCATCATGACCGTCCTCGTCTTTGTGTCCGTCAAAGGCGGGATGGGCACGCTGTTCGACAGCGCGGTTGATTCCCATGCGGCGTCGCAGACCTTGCAAAAGAAAGGCTACGACGCATCCGCGATCATGGCCCCGGGGCTGAAGTACGGCGCGACGCTGACCAGCAAGATCGACTTCTTGTCTCTCGGCCTCTCCCTTGTGCTGGGAACTGCTGGCCTGCCGCACGTGCTGATGCGTTTCTACACGGTGCCCACGGCCAAGGAAGCTCGCAAGTCCGTGACGTGGGCGATCGTGCTGATCGGCTCGTTCTACCTGCTGACCCTGGTGCTGGGCTACGGTGCGGCTGCCCTCGTCGGCCCGGACCGCATCAACGCAGCGCCGGGTGGGGCGAACGCGGCGGCCCCGCTGCTCGCCTTCGAGCTGGGAGGCTCCATCTTCATGGCCCTGATCTCCGCGGTCGCCTTCGCGACGGTCCTCGCCGTCGTGGCCGGCCTGGCCATCACAGCCTCGGCGTCGGTCGCACACGATATCTACAACGCGGTGATGCGCGATGGACGTGCCACCGAAGCGGAGCAGGTCCGGGTCTCCCGGATGACCGTGGTGGTGATCGGGATCGTCGCTATCGTGCTGGGCATTCTGGCAATGAAGCAAAACGTCGCGTTCCTCGTCTCGCTCGCCTTTGCTATCGCCGCGTCCGCCAACTTGCCGACGATCCTGTACTCCCTCTACTGGAAGCGCTTCAACACCACGGGCGCCGTCGCGTCTATGTACACCGGCTTGATCTCGGCGCTCGTGCTCATCGTCCTCTCTCCGGCCGTGTCCGGTACCGCGACGTCGATGTTCCCGAACGTCGACTGGGCGGTCTTCCCCCTCACGAGCCCCGGCATCGTCTCCATCCCGCTCGCGTTCCTTGCAGGTGCGATCGGATCGATGATCGGTAAGCCCGATGGGCTCGACGAGCTACAGGCGGAGATGGAGGTTCGATCCCTCACCGGCGTCGGCGTCGAGGCGCCGGTCCAGCATTAG
- a CDS encoding DUF485 domain-containing protein, with protein sequence MSQGSTAVPTRREPTPDEFVAMQKSTEFQELRKAYRGFTFPVSVAFFAWYVFYVLVATFMPDTMAKPLLGMNVGIWLGILQFVTTFLITWAYVVYANKNIEPRAAHIREEMEG encoded by the coding sequence GTGTCCCAAGGATCGACCGCAGTTCCGACTCGCCGAGAACCCACCCCCGACGAGTTTGTAGCAATGCAAAAAAGCACGGAGTTTCAGGAACTCCGCAAGGCGTACCGAGGGTTTACCTTCCCCGTCTCGGTGGCCTTCTTCGCGTGGTATGTCTTCTACGTCCTCGTGGCCACCTTCATGCCGGACACAATGGCCAAACCCCTCCTCGGTATGAACGTGGGAATCTGGCTGGGCATTCTCCAGTTCGTTACGACGTTCCTCATCACGTGGGCGTACGTCGTTTATGCAAACAAGAACATCGAACCCCGCGCGGCCCACATCCGCGAAGAAATGGAGGGCTAG
- a CDS encoding aldo/keto reductase: MRAATLNDGTALPLLGLGTYKLRGGEAETIVRRAIEIGYRHIDTASFYGNEEEVGRAINAAMAAGDVSREELIVTTKLWNDDQGRARQAFDESRQRLGLEYLDIFLVHWPWPQKGLYTRAFADIARLRESGALRAAGVANFYPEVLDVILDATGVTPVLNQVELHAGFTQPELRDYHRQHGILTEAWAPLARGGNFDAPHIVAVAEKHQKTPAQVVLAYLMELGCSVIPKTANPQRLVENWGAGEVALSSEDIELLNSVEGNRMSGDPLTFPGDAD, translated from the coding sequence GTGCGGGCCGCCACGCTTAACGACGGCACGGCGCTGCCGCTCCTCGGCCTGGGCACCTACAAGCTGCGCGGGGGAGAGGCGGAAACGATTGTCCGTAGGGCAATTGAGATTGGATACCGCCACATCGATACGGCCTCTTTCTACGGCAACGAGGAAGAGGTCGGCCGCGCCATCAACGCGGCTATGGCGGCCGGAGACGTCTCACGAGAAGAACTCATCGTCACCACCAAACTGTGGAACGATGACCAGGGCCGCGCGCGCCAGGCATTCGATGAGTCCCGTCAGCGTCTCGGTCTCGAATATCTCGACATCTTCCTCGTTCACTGGCCGTGGCCGCAGAAAGGCCTTTACACGCGCGCCTTCGCAGACATTGCGAGATTGAGGGAATCCGGTGCGTTGCGCGCCGCGGGTGTGGCCAACTTCTACCCCGAGGTGCTCGACGTTATTCTCGACGCCACAGGCGTCACCCCGGTTCTCAACCAGGTTGAGTTGCATGCCGGGTTCACCCAACCCGAGCTGCGGGACTACCACCGGCAGCACGGCATCCTTACCGAGGCGTGGGCCCCACTGGCGCGCGGCGGAAATTTCGACGCGCCTCACATTGTGGCGGTGGCGGAAAAGCACCAGAAAACGCCAGCCCAGGTCGTGCTTGCGTACCTCATGGAATTGGGTTGCTCCGTAATTCCGAAAACTGCGAACCCGCAGCGCCTCGTCGAAAATTGGGGCGCGGGCGAGGTCGCATTGTCCAGCGAGGACATCGAGTTATTGAACTCGGTGGAGGGCAACCGGATGTCCGGTGACCCGCTGACATTCCCCGGTGATGCGGATTAA
- a CDS encoding FKBP-type peptidyl-prolyl cis-trans isomerase, with product MEKPSIDAPQEPAPVDLVVRDITVGEGAEAVAGGYVKVHYLGVDFESGEEFDSSWDRGEAAEFPLAGLIEGWQEGIPGMKVGGRRELIIPPVKAYGPAGGGHPLSGRTLIFVIDLLDAR from the coding sequence ATGGAAAAGCCCAGCATTGACGCGCCTCAGGAGCCGGCACCGGTCGACCTTGTCGTCCGCGACATCACCGTCGGCGAGGGTGCTGAGGCCGTAGCTGGCGGGTACGTGAAGGTGCACTACCTCGGCGTCGACTTCGAGTCCGGTGAGGAGTTCGACTCCTCGTGGGACCGCGGCGAGGCAGCTGAGTTTCCCCTTGCCGGCCTGATCGAGGGCTGGCAGGAAGGCATTCCGGGGATGAAGGTCGGCGGGCGTCGCGAGCTCATCATTCCGCCTGTCAAGGCGTACGGCCCCGCCGGTGGAGGGCACCCACTGTCCGGGCGCACCCTCATCTTCGTTATCGACTTGCTGGACGCGCGTTAG
- a CDS encoding citrate synthase: MASENNDKAVLHYPGGEYEMDIMRATEGNDGVVLGKFLGETGLVTFDPGYVSTGSTESKITYIDGDAGILRYRGYDIAELAENATFNEVSYLLIRGELPTSEQLENFNQEIRHHTLLDEDFKAAFNVFPRNAHPMAVLASSVNILSAYYQDQLNPLDEEQLDKATVRLMAKVPMLAAYAYRASKGKPYMYPDNSLNPRENFLRMMFGYPTEPYEVDPVLVKALDKLLILHADHEQNCSTSTVRMIGSAQANMFVSIAGGINALAGPLHGGANQAVLEMLEDIKNNHGGDATDFMNRVKNKEKGVRLMGFGHRVYKNYDPRAAIVKETAHDVLEHLGGDELLDLAMKLEDIALKDDYFVSRKLYPNVDFYTGLIYRAMGFQTDFFTVLFAIGRLPGWIAHYREQLEMNSKINRPRQIYTGATQRAFVPRDQR, from the coding sequence GTGGCTTCCGAAAACAACGATAAGGCCGTACTTCACTACCCCGGCGGTGAGTACGAGATGGACATCATGCGCGCCACCGAGGGTAACGACGGTGTCGTGCTGGGCAAGTTCCTAGGTGAGACCGGCCTGGTCACCTTCGATCCCGGCTACGTCTCCACGGGATCCACGGAGTCCAAGATCACGTACATCGACGGTGACGCGGGTATTCTCCGCTACCGCGGCTACGACATTGCGGAACTCGCGGAAAACGCCACCTTCAACGAGGTGTCCTACCTACTCATCCGCGGCGAACTACCGACCTCCGAACAGCTAGAGAACTTCAACCAGGAGATCCGCCACCACACGCTGCTGGACGAGGACTTCAAGGCCGCGTTCAACGTCTTCCCGCGCAACGCTCACCCCATGGCGGTGCTGGCATCCTCCGTCAACATTCTCTCCGCGTACTACCAGGACCAGCTCAACCCGCTGGACGAGGAGCAACTGGACAAGGCAACGGTGCGCCTCATGGCGAAAGTGCCGATGCTCGCGGCCTACGCCTACCGTGCCTCTAAGGGCAAGCCTTACATGTACCCGGACAACTCCCTCAACCCGCGCGAGAACTTCCTGCGAATGATGTTCGGTTACCCGACGGAGCCGTACGAGGTCGACCCGGTGTTGGTCAAAGCGTTGGACAAACTCCTTATCCTGCACGCCGACCACGAGCAGAACTGCTCAACCTCGACCGTGCGCATGATTGGCTCCGCCCAAGCGAACATGTTCGTCTCCATCGCCGGCGGGATCAACGCGCTTGCGGGCCCGCTCCACGGCGGCGCAAACCAGGCCGTTCTTGAGATGCTCGAAGACATCAAGAACAACCACGGCGGCGACGCGACCGACTTCATGAACCGCGTGAAGAACAAGGAAAAGGGCGTTCGCCTGATGGGCTTCGGCCACCGCGTGTACAAGAACTACGACCCGCGCGCCGCCATCGTCAAGGAGACCGCGCACGACGTGCTCGAGCACCTCGGCGGCGACGAGCTGCTCGACCTCGCGATGAAGCTCGAAGATATCGCGCTGAAGGACGATTACTTCGTGTCGCGCAAGCTCTACCCGAACGTCGACTTCTACACCGGCTTGATCTACCGCGCGATGGGCTTCCAGACGGACTTCTTCACCGTCTTGTTCGCCATCGGCCGCCTGCCGGGCTGGATCGCTCACTACCGCGAGCAGCTGGAGATGAACTCCAAGATCAACCGTCCGCGCCAGATCTACACCGGTGCGACGCAGCGGGCTTTCGTACCGCGCGACCAGCGCTAG
- the serC gene encoding phosphoserine transaminase — protein MSPSLSIPADLLPSDGRFGCGPSKVRPSQLEAVTRAGHGIIGTSHRQKAVKDTVGRVREGLAQLFSLPEGYEIVLSLGGATAFWDAATFGVIERKSAHLSFGEFSAKFAKAAKSAPWLDDPEIVTAEPGSAPPPSALAETDADVVAWAHNETSTGAMLPVDRPSNSALVLIDATSGAGGLPVDMGQADIYYFSPQKCFASDGGLWLAAMSPAALERIERITNSGRFIPAFLDLQTAVENSRKNQTYNTPAVATLLMLADQVEWMNDNGGLDGMVARTTASSTALYSWAEAHELARPFVTDPALRSLVVGTIDFDDSVDAAELARALRAAGIVDVEPYRKLGRNQLRVGMFPAIDPEDVVKLTRCVDFLLEQGVGRAR, from the coding sequence ATGAGCCCCTCCCTCTCGATCCCCGCCGACCTGCTCCCCTCAGACGGGCGCTTCGGGTGTGGACCGTCGAAAGTCCGCCCCTCCCAGCTCGAGGCCGTGACTCGGGCAGGCCACGGCATAATCGGCACGTCGCACCGGCAGAAAGCCGTCAAAGATACGGTTGGCCGCGTTCGCGAGGGCTTGGCGCAGCTCTTTTCCCTACCCGAGGGATACGAAATCGTCCTTTCGCTAGGAGGGGCGACGGCCTTCTGGGACGCCGCGACGTTCGGCGTTATTGAGCGGAAGTCCGCTCACCTCTCGTTTGGGGAATTCTCCGCAAAATTTGCTAAGGCTGCAAAGTCCGCCCCGTGGCTCGACGACCCGGAGATCGTCACCGCCGAGCCGGGCAGCGCGCCCCCCCCGTCCGCGTTGGCCGAAACGGACGCAGACGTTGTCGCCTGGGCGCACAACGAGACGTCGACAGGCGCGATGCTCCCCGTCGACCGCCCGAGCAATTCAGCACTCGTGCTTATCGACGCCACCTCCGGCGCCGGCGGGCTTCCCGTGGACATGGGGCAGGCTGATATCTACTACTTCTCCCCGCAGAAGTGCTTCGCCTCGGACGGAGGTCTCTGGCTCGCGGCGATGAGCCCCGCAGCCCTCGAGCGGATCGAACGGATCACGAACTCGGGGCGCTTCATTCCAGCGTTCCTCGACCTACAGACCGCGGTGGAGAACTCCCGCAAAAACCAGACGTATAACACCCCCGCGGTGGCGACGCTGCTCATGCTCGCCGACCAAGTGGAGTGGATGAACGATAACGGTGGGCTCGACGGGATGGTGGCGCGGACCACGGCCTCGTCCACCGCGTTATACAGCTGGGCCGAGGCGCACGAGCTCGCCCGACCGTTCGTGACGGATCCCGCGTTGCGCTCCCTTGTTGTCGGGACGATCGATTTCGACGATTCCGTCGACGCCGCCGAACTCGCGCGTGCTCTGCGCGCCGCGGGCATTGTCGACGTCGAGCCTTACCGCAAGCTCGGCCGCAACCAGCTGCGAGTGGGCATGTTCCCGGCAATTGACCCCGAGGACGTGGTGAAGCTGACGCGTTGCGTCGATTTCCTGCTCGAGCAGGGTGTCGGACGCGCGCGGTGA
- the sepH gene encoding septation protein SepH: MRELHLTDEESTDTFYVLRDSDGVRYQVARAEFAPGPDAVSQPAPDAEPTLEPEPVAVPGPIPGSITGPIPAPATASVPDVAADPLALRPKEVQARIRAGATAAELAEETGVPESRIEPYAHPVMLERIQIAEVAKQSHPKREDGPATLTLFEILATAFAARGHSISEATWDATRDPGDEWVVRVTWRTGLSSNEALWTVKRSFGSPAVTEARNAVAADLTDPNFAQPVRSLVAMGPADPSRAQASVNAADQDPSRDPLESSAPYPESEEVAEGDVLRHPEPAQQPQKRRRKAVTPHWEDVLLGVRTNTKRPRQ, encoded by the coding sequence ATGCGCGAGCTGCACCTCACTGACGAGGAATCGACGGACACCTTTTACGTCCTCCGCGACAGTGACGGGGTCCGCTATCAGGTCGCGCGGGCGGAATTTGCCCCTGGGCCTGACGCCGTTTCTCAGCCCGCGCCAGATGCCGAGCCGACGCTGGAGCCAGAGCCGGTGGCCGTCCCTGGCCCTATCCCTGGCTCTATCACTGGCCCTATCCCAGCCCCTGCCACGGCTTCGGTCCCGGATGTGGCCGCTGATCCGCTGGCGCTGCGCCCAAAAGAGGTTCAAGCGCGCATTCGCGCCGGCGCGACGGCGGCCGAGTTAGCAGAGGAAACGGGGGTGCCGGAAAGTCGCATCGAACCGTACGCGCACCCCGTCATGCTCGAGCGCATCCAGATCGCCGAGGTGGCCAAGCAGTCCCACCCGAAGCGGGAGGATGGCCCCGCCACACTCACCCTCTTCGAGATTTTGGCCACCGCGTTTGCGGCCCGCGGTCATTCCATCTCGGAGGCCACCTGGGACGCGACCCGGGACCCGGGTGATGAGTGGGTCGTTCGCGTGACATGGCGAACGGGGCTCAGTTCGAACGAAGCATTGTGGACGGTGAAGCGATCCTTTGGTTCCCCGGCCGTCACAGAGGCTCGAAACGCCGTCGCGGCTGACCTGACGGACCCCAACTTCGCGCAGCCTGTCCGTTCGCTCGTGGCCATGGGGCCCGCCGATCCCAGCCGCGCACAGGCCAGCGTCAACGCGGCTGATCAGGACCCCAGCCGGGACCCACTCGAGAGCTCAGCACCCTACCCCGAGTCGGAGGAGGTGGCGGAGGGTGACGTGTTGCGCCACCCCGAGCCGGCTCAACAACCCCAGAAGCGCCGCCGTAAGGCCGTCACCCCACACTGGGAGGACGTGCTTTTAGGGGTGCGCACGAATACGAAACGGCCCCGCCAGTAA
- a CDS encoding DUF6928 family protein, with product MSNPAVVTLWFVNTADPAQVLEGEPKADRGFGRKLLAQLNPAWPITPIGEFPLNRSSLPSRNEFYIAGYPGVAVVQTFVDDAGALSTVAPELRQGLPAADVYLFAEGTESDFAGFAHFAGPTLQRALTATRDVVIEDVGLPDPFEAPYWAGEKAEQIGGISLPFEPKDLARAAQETWIGVDVSPSGPDINVVGYAIDGRPEPRIEKPAQREETKSVEHVAARFAQRERDADYDDYEGSPDATGEQDGEEFAQLVDASVAAAKRVTRIVRRRVRAARSALIERIRHSDR from the coding sequence ATGTCAAACCCCGCAGTTGTGACCTTATGGTTTGTCAATACCGCAGACCCGGCGCAGGTGCTGGAGGGCGAGCCGAAGGCCGACCGGGGTTTCGGCCGCAAGCTCCTCGCCCAGCTGAACCCGGCGTGGCCGATCACGCCCATTGGCGAGTTCCCCCTAAACCGTTCTTCCCTGCCCAGCCGCAACGAGTTCTACATCGCCGGCTACCCAGGTGTCGCGGTGGTGCAGACCTTCGTCGATGATGCCGGTGCCCTGTCAACCGTCGCCCCGGAACTTCGCCAAGGTCTGCCCGCCGCCGACGTCTACCTCTTCGCGGAGGGCACGGAGAGCGACTTTGCCGGGTTCGCTCACTTCGCCGGGCCCACCCTACAGCGCGCACTGACCGCCACCCGCGACGTTGTCATCGAGGATGTCGGTCTGCCCGATCCTTTCGAAGCCCCCTACTGGGCCGGTGAGAAGGCGGAGCAAATCGGCGGAATCTCCCTTCCCTTCGAGCCCAAAGACCTTGCACGCGCCGCGCAAGAAACATGGATTGGGGTCGACGTCTCCCCCTCCGGACCGGACATCAACGTCGTAGGTTACGCGATTGACGGACGACCCGAACCGAGGATCGAAAAGCCGGCTCAGCGGGAGGAAACGAAGTCTGTGGAGCACGTCGCCGCACGTTTCGCTCAACGGGAACGAGACGCGGATTACGACGATTACGAGGGCTCGCCAGACGCGACCGGCGAGCAGGACGGCGAGGAATTCGCCCAGCTTGTCGACGCCTCCGTGGCCGCCGCGAAACGCGTCACCAGAATCGTGCGCCGCCGAGTGCGAGCAGCGCGGTCCGCGCTCATCGAGCGGATCCGCCACTCCGACCGTTAG